The proteins below are encoded in one region of Archocentrus centrarchus isolate MPI-CPG fArcCen1 chromosome 13, fArcCen1, whole genome shotgun sequence:
- the LOC115790496 gene encoding vacuole membrane protein 1-like, translating to MAANGASCEQPQKRVGAKDKLNGKSADLLLRERRQKDKEERLSLVLWRRPVTTLHYFLLETLLKLKEWTFQLWQRRGTVFLCLVLCSLFSIAYSAEGEHQQYVQYLEKKFLWCAYWVGLGILSSVGLGTGLHTFLLYLPPEDGVIIHTKPRTWHWFKRQTFVTRLSNAIYE from the exons ATGGCAGCCAATGGAGCAAGCTGTGAGCAGCCTCAGAAACGCGTAGGAGCTAAAGACAAATTGAATGGCAAATCTGCAG ACTTGTTGTtaagagagaggagacagaaagaTAAGGAGGAGCGTCTGTCTCTGGTATTGTGGAGGAGACCTGTCACCACTCTGCATTACTTTCTCTTGGAGACCCTCCTTAAGCTAAAGGAGTGGACGTTTCA GCTTTGGCAGCGACGAGGCACAGTGTTCCTGTGTTTGGTGTTATGTTCTCTCTTCTCCATCGCTTATTCAGCTGAGGGAGAACACCAGCAA TATGTTCAGTACCTGGAAAAGAAGTTCCTATGGTGTGCCTACTGGGTAGGCCTTGGAATCTTGTCCTCAGTAGGCCTTGGAACTGGTCTACACACCTTCCTTCTTTATCTG CCACCAGAGGATGGCGTCATAATCCACACCAAGCCAAGAACCTGGCATTGGTTCAAACGTCAAACTTTTGTCACACGTCTGTCCAATGCTATCTATGAGTGA